A portion of the Mus pahari chromosome 17, PAHARI_EIJ_v1.1, whole genome shotgun sequence genome contains these proteins:
- the Pnpla3 gene encoding 1-acylglycerol-3-phosphate O-acyltransferase PNPLA3 isoform X1: MYDPERRWSLSFAGCGFLGFYHVGATLCLSERAPHLLRDARTFFGCSAGALHAVTFMCSLPLGRIMEILMDLVRKARSRNISTLHPFFNINKCIRDGLRESLPDNVHQVISGKVYISLTRVSDGENVLVSEFHSKDEVVDALVCSCFIPLFSGLIPPSFRGERYVDGGVSDNVPVLDAKTTITVSPFYGEHDICPKVKSTNFFHVNITNLSLRLCTRNLQLLTRALFPSDVKVMGELCYQGYLDAFRFLEENGICNGPQRSLSLSSEEMAVPEACLENGKLVGDKVPVSLYLTDENIWETLSPELSTALSEAIKDREGYLSKVCNLLPIRILSYIMLPCSLPVESAIAAVHRLVMWLPDIQDDIQWLQWATSQVCARMTMCLLPSTRSRASKDDHGMLKHGPHPSLHKPQGNSAGL; the protein is encoded by the exons ATGTACGACCCAGAGCGCCGCTGGAGCCTGTCGTTTGCAGGCTGCGGCTTCCTGGGCTTCTACCACGTCGGGGCTACGCTATGTCTGAGCGAGCGCGCCCCGCACCTCCTCCGCGATGCGCGCACTTTCTTCGGCTGCTCGGCCGGTGCACTGCACGCGGTCACCTTCATGTGCAGTCTCCCTCTCG GCCGTATAATGGAGATCCTTATGGACCTCGTGCGGAAAGCTAGGAGCCGCAACATCAGCACCCTCCACCCATTCTTCAACATTAACAAGTGCATCCGAGACGGGCTCCGGGAGAGCCTCCCAGACAATGTCCACCAGGTCATTTCTGGCAAGGTTTACATCTCACTCACCAGGGTGTCAGATGGAGAGAACGTGCTGGTGTCTGAGTTCCATTCCAAAGATGAAGTCGTGGAT GCCCTGGTGTGTTCCTGCTTCATTCCCCTCTTCTCTGGCCTAATCCCTCCTTCCTTCCGAGGTGAG CGATACGTGGATGGAGGAGTGAGCGACAATGTCCCTGTGCTGGATGCCAAAACCACCATCACGGTGTCGCCTTTCTACGGTGAGCATGACATCTGCCCCAAAGTCAAGTCCACCAACTTCTTCCACGTGAATATCACCAACCTCAGCCTCCGCCTCTGCACTAGGAACCTTCAACTTCTGACCAGAGCGCTCTTCCCGTCTGATGTGAAG GTGATGGGAGAGCTGTGCTATCAAGGGTACCTGGACGCCTTCCGGTTCCTGGAGGAGAATG GCATCTGTAATGGGCCACAGCGCAGCCTGAGTCTGTCCTCGGAGGAGATGGCGGTGCCAGAAGCCTGCTTGGAAAATGGCAAACTTGTGGGAGACAAGGTGCCAGTCAGCCTATACCTTACAGATGAAAACATCTGGGAGACGCTATCCCCCGAGCTCAGCACAG CTCTGAGTGAAGCAATTAAGGACAGGGAGGGCTACCTGAGCAAAGTCTGCAACCTCCTCCCCATCAGGATCCTGTCCTACATCATGCTGCCCTGCAGTCTGCCCGTGGAGTCGGCCATCGCTGCAGTCCACAG GCTGGTGATGTGGCTCCCTGATATCCAGGATGATATTCAGTGGCTACAATGGGCGACCTCTCAGGTTTGCGCCCGAATGACGATGTGCCTGCTCCCCTCTACCAG atCCCGAGCATCCAAGGATGACCATGGAATGCTCAAGCATGGACCTCACCCATCTCTCCACAAGCCTCAAGGCAACTCTGCTGGTCTGTAG
- the Pnpla3 gene encoding 1-acylglycerol-3-phosphate O-acyltransferase PNPLA3 isoform X2 — protein sequence MYDPERRWSLSFAGCGFLGFYHVGATLCLSERAPHLLRDARTFFGCSAGALHAVTFMCSLPLGRIMEILMDLVRKARSRNISTLHPFFNINKCIRDGLRESLPDNVHQVISGKVYISLTRVSDGENVLVSEFHSKDEVVDALVCSCFIPLFSGLIPPSFRGERYVDGGVSDNVPVLDAKTTITVSPFYGEHDICPKVKSTNFFHVNITNLSLRLCTRNLQLLTRALFPSDVKVMGELCYQGYLDAFRFLEENGICNGPQRSLSLSSEEMAVPEACLENGKLVGDKVPVSLYLTDENIWETLSPELSTALSEAIKDREGYLSKVCNLLPIRILSYIMLPCSLPVESAIAAVHRLVMWLPDIQDDIQWLQWATSQVCARMTMCLLPSTR from the exons ATGTACGACCCAGAGCGCCGCTGGAGCCTGTCGTTTGCAGGCTGCGGCTTCCTGGGCTTCTACCACGTCGGGGCTACGCTATGTCTGAGCGAGCGCGCCCCGCACCTCCTCCGCGATGCGCGCACTTTCTTCGGCTGCTCGGCCGGTGCACTGCACGCGGTCACCTTCATGTGCAGTCTCCCTCTCG GCCGTATAATGGAGATCCTTATGGACCTCGTGCGGAAAGCTAGGAGCCGCAACATCAGCACCCTCCACCCATTCTTCAACATTAACAAGTGCATCCGAGACGGGCTCCGGGAGAGCCTCCCAGACAATGTCCACCAGGTCATTTCTGGCAAGGTTTACATCTCACTCACCAGGGTGTCAGATGGAGAGAACGTGCTGGTGTCTGAGTTCCATTCCAAAGATGAAGTCGTGGAT GCCCTGGTGTGTTCCTGCTTCATTCCCCTCTTCTCTGGCCTAATCCCTCCTTCCTTCCGAGGTGAG CGATACGTGGATGGAGGAGTGAGCGACAATGTCCCTGTGCTGGATGCCAAAACCACCATCACGGTGTCGCCTTTCTACGGTGAGCATGACATCTGCCCCAAAGTCAAGTCCACCAACTTCTTCCACGTGAATATCACCAACCTCAGCCTCCGCCTCTGCACTAGGAACCTTCAACTTCTGACCAGAGCGCTCTTCCCGTCTGATGTGAAG GTGATGGGAGAGCTGTGCTATCAAGGGTACCTGGACGCCTTCCGGTTCCTGGAGGAGAATG GCATCTGTAATGGGCCACAGCGCAGCCTGAGTCTGTCCTCGGAGGAGATGGCGGTGCCAGAAGCCTGCTTGGAAAATGGCAAACTTGTGGGAGACAAGGTGCCAGTCAGCCTATACCTTACAGATGAAAACATCTGGGAGACGCTATCCCCCGAGCTCAGCACAG CTCTGAGTGAAGCAATTAAGGACAGGGAGGGCTACCTGAGCAAAGTCTGCAACCTCCTCCCCATCAGGATCCTGTCCTACATCATGCTGCCCTGCAGTCTGCCCGTGGAGTCGGCCATCGCTGCAGTCCACAG GCTGGTGATGTGGCTCCCTGATATCCAGGATGATATTCAGTGGCTACAATGGGCGACCTCTCAGGTTTGCGCCCGAATGACGATGTGCCTGCTCCCCTCTACCAGGTAA
- the Pnpla3 gene encoding 1-acylglycerol-3-phosphate O-acyltransferase PNPLA3 isoform X3: MRALSSAARPVHCTRSPSCAVSLSVGRIMEILMDLVRKARSRNISTLHPFFNINKCIRDGLRESLPDNVHQVISGKVYISLTRVSDGENVLVSEFHSKDEVVDALVCSCFIPLFSGLIPPSFRGERYVDGGVSDNVPVLDAKTTITVSPFYGEHDICPKVKSTNFFHVNITNLSLRLCTRNLQLLTRALFPSDVKVMGELCYQGYLDAFRFLEENGICNGPQRSLSLSSEEMAVPEACLENGKLVGDKVPVSLYLTDENIWETLSPELSTALSEAIKDREGYLSKVCNLLPIRILSYIMLPCSLPVESAIAAVHRLVMWLPDIQDDIQWLQWATSQVCARMTMCLLPSTRSRASKDDHGMLKHGPHPSLHKPQGNSAGL, encoded by the exons ATGCGCGCACTTTCTTCGGCTGCTCGGCCGGTGCACTGCACGCGGTCACCTTCATGTGCAGTCTCCCTCTCGGTGG GCCGTATAATGGAGATCCTTATGGACCTCGTGCGGAAAGCTAGGAGCCGCAACATCAGCACCCTCCACCCATTCTTCAACATTAACAAGTGCATCCGAGACGGGCTCCGGGAGAGCCTCCCAGACAATGTCCACCAGGTCATTTCTGGCAAGGTTTACATCTCACTCACCAGGGTGTCAGATGGAGAGAACGTGCTGGTGTCTGAGTTCCATTCCAAAGATGAAGTCGTGGAT GCCCTGGTGTGTTCCTGCTTCATTCCCCTCTTCTCTGGCCTAATCCCTCCTTCCTTCCGAGGTGAG CGATACGTGGATGGAGGAGTGAGCGACAATGTCCCTGTGCTGGATGCCAAAACCACCATCACGGTGTCGCCTTTCTACGGTGAGCATGACATCTGCCCCAAAGTCAAGTCCACCAACTTCTTCCACGTGAATATCACCAACCTCAGCCTCCGCCTCTGCACTAGGAACCTTCAACTTCTGACCAGAGCGCTCTTCCCGTCTGATGTGAAG GTGATGGGAGAGCTGTGCTATCAAGGGTACCTGGACGCCTTCCGGTTCCTGGAGGAGAATG GCATCTGTAATGGGCCACAGCGCAGCCTGAGTCTGTCCTCGGAGGAGATGGCGGTGCCAGAAGCCTGCTTGGAAAATGGCAAACTTGTGGGAGACAAGGTGCCAGTCAGCCTATACCTTACAGATGAAAACATCTGGGAGACGCTATCCCCCGAGCTCAGCACAG CTCTGAGTGAAGCAATTAAGGACAGGGAGGGCTACCTGAGCAAAGTCTGCAACCTCCTCCCCATCAGGATCCTGTCCTACATCATGCTGCCCTGCAGTCTGCCCGTGGAGTCGGCCATCGCTGCAGTCCACAG GCTGGTGATGTGGCTCCCTGATATCCAGGATGATATTCAGTGGCTACAATGGGCGACCTCTCAGGTTTGCGCCCGAATGACGATGTGCCTGCTCCCCTCTACCAG atCCCGAGCATCCAAGGATGACCATGGAATGCTCAAGCATGGACCTCACCCATCTCTCCACAAGCCTCAAGGCAACTCTGCTGGTCTGTAG